From a region of the Myxococcaceae bacterium JPH2 genome:
- a CDS encoding SHOCT domain-containing protein: MSDMTVLTRWLTFGAYLGLGLAVYGFLRAKGGLLGADARLREEGTPAQATVLEMKDTALRINRAHVYSILLEVRMEGRAPYQVRTRTRLIGMSGMAVWGPGLEVNVKVDPKDPQRLVILGPTQPIDLARALGAAAQPQDPVRAMADLQRLSDAGLISPSEFEAKRAEILGRL; encoded by the coding sequence ATGTCCGACATGACCGTGCTCACTCGATGGCTGACCTTCGGCGCGTACCTCGGCTTGGGGCTGGCCGTGTACGGGTTCTTGCGTGCCAAGGGAGGACTGTTGGGCGCGGATGCTCGCCTCCGCGAGGAGGGGACTCCCGCCCAGGCCACCGTCCTGGAGATGAAGGACACCGCCCTGCGCATCAACCGCGCCCATGTCTATTCCATCCTCTTGGAGGTCCGGATGGAGGGGCGAGCGCCCTATCAGGTCAGGACGCGGACGCGCTTGATTGGCATGAGTGGCATGGCGGTCTGGGGCCCGGGCTTGGAGGTCAACGTCAAGGTCGATCCGAAGGACCCGCAGCGCCTCGTCATCCTGGGGCCCACGCAGCCCATCGACCTGGCCCGCGCGCTGGGGGCCGCCGCGCAGCCGCAGGACCCGGTGCGGGCGATGGCGGACCTGCAGCGCCTGTCGGATGCGGGGCTCATCAGCCCCAGCGAGTTCGAGGCGAAGCGGGCGGAGATCCTGGGCCGGCTGTGA
- a CDS encoding YdeI/OmpD-associated family protein: protein MPTKSASPEAPVIAFRDAKAFEVWLERHSSEQAGVWLKLAKKGSGIPSLTDDEAVDVGLCFGWISGLRKSLDATHYLQKYVPRRPRSRWSQVNVAKVAELTRAGRMRPSGQAEVDAAKADGRWAAAYESQRDAAAPSDLVEALRASPRATKAFDALGKTRQYALILKLLTARTSTARAAQLRKVMDSLEALASE from the coding sequence GTGCCGACGAAGTCCGCCTCTCCCGAGGCGCCGGTCATCGCGTTCCGTGACGCCAAGGCGTTTGAGGTCTGGCTGGAGCGGCATTCCAGCGAACAAGCCGGGGTGTGGCTGAAGCTCGCGAAGAAGGGCTCGGGCATCCCCTCCCTGACCGACGACGAGGCGGTCGATGTCGGCCTGTGCTTCGGGTGGATCTCCGGCCTGCGCAAGTCCCTCGATGCCACGCACTACCTGCAGAAGTACGTGCCTCGCCGGCCGCGAAGCCGCTGGTCGCAGGTCAACGTGGCCAAGGTCGCGGAGCTGACCCGAGCGGGGCGGATGCGCCCCTCGGGTCAGGCCGAGGTCGACGCCGCCAAGGCCGACGGGCGATGGGCCGCCGCATACGAGTCGCAGCGTGACGCCGCCGCCCCATCGGATCTCGTCGAGGCCCTGCGCGCGAGTCCACGGGCGACGAAGGCCTTCGACGCGCTCGGCAAGACGCGCCAGTACGCGCTCATCCTGAAGCTCTTGACCGCGCGAACCTCCACGGCCCGCGCGGCCCAGCTCCGCAAGGTGATGGACTCGCTCGAAGCGCTCGCCAGCGAGTGA
- a CDS encoding PPC domain-containing protein yields the protein MSSRSWVVWFGCLLGLCLSACGPAASRPAPAQETPGKAIGGATLTAVALTAGQATSVSGAKDEQKLFTLTVPPGQKVLNFKTSGGTGDADIFVQFGAEPTTTSYRCASTAAGSTELCAIDNPEAGTWYVMVRGYAAFATVSLLGEYAPLANVLGSGQFVTVSGTTGSQRYWTVSVPAGQTALHVRTMGGSGNPDLYVSFGTPPTTTAAACTSAQWDSSIESCNFTNPQEGTWYIMLRGASDYTNVRVTSSMQGADGTPVMFLGNDRVESPLSASVNELLNYAIEVPPGQTVLRVRTTSGMTENSNLYVRFNERATTTTYDCLSEQPYATDECVINNPQAGTWYIQLHAKSAFSAVALQAYYANGALAPQALTPGKPSSGFTLMNTSDTRVFTMSVPPNAGKLRVSVNRGDNQVSPTVYLAYGAQPVPTNSSTYACSSTSSCEVNEPQAGTWYVLATTASSIRLNATVRVWYSGEVSAPVELLNGQALSGISPSPDDNRYYTFNVPSGQRRLRFDMTSSTGQPWIAIRSGTRPVPADTSNYNDCQTTLYDGRTSCVFDLPVSGIWYVRMRATKEVADFFVRATSSSIAPELPTEPLTVGQWVTDLSGTYMVDRFYSFSVPVGMQTLKFEPLPGDGNAAYLLQAGAKPPATGGSTCTSACEITAPAAGTWYVRVRGRENYSGAGLRVSLQQYPELPMNQWVGPLPSSQYGWGKFFRVEVPSGLSALTLEGRLGNGSAATLQILRGAPPTSTVDCNVVQPDGERRCVIANPQAGTWFLQASNSTANTTDVTLRASADRLPGSTLTLADNVPLALTDFAGRYRYLTLNVPAGQTLLTVDLLTQQDAELYVKQGSAPTTASYKCTAISTQAQPGASCAVQAPASGLWYVMVKAADGFQGRVRATTSTTRTLTSGVSEVSISGALGEQRLYQFDVAPGTSDLAFNLRNTTGTANLFVRYGTPPDNTTSDCTVQVVGKAEDTCAFSQPQAGTWYAAVRSVSAAFTGAVLTATSAQTPGEGIPELTRGVAVNGLHGEGYAVQRYKLEVPAGQSLLKFNLSGGEGFADLYIQRGVRPTVANPACLAEGTSGNVATCVVQNPEAGTWFVAVGRAYAFSGASLTGTYSNEGDVFPLARGAPVPNLSSTPDQAQYFQVEVPAGQGFLSLDLFGASANAVMTARAGALPTASDTACTVKTTSRRACEFQNPTPGLWYVRLSGTFSGALLSADYDAVGAPDGIQPLVSRALVINPSCINASAPLQYKLEVPAGATKLTFNTQGTASCGGTGIDLRVLLGSPATQTDYDCLSNNAGTSTETCTFQNPAAGTWYVRLSGVASSTGVVGIYE from the coding sequence ATGTCTTCGCGGTCCTGGGTCGTCTGGTTTGGATGTCTGCTCGGGCTGTGCCTGAGCGCATGCGGTCCCGCCGCGAGCCGCCCGGCTCCGGCGCAAGAAACCCCTGGCAAGGCCATCGGCGGCGCCACACTCACGGCCGTCGCGCTGACGGCGGGGCAGGCCACCTCCGTGTCGGGCGCGAAGGACGAGCAGAAGCTGTTCACGCTCACGGTGCCGCCCGGTCAGAAGGTCCTCAACTTCAAGACGTCTGGCGGCACGGGAGACGCGGACATCTTCGTGCAGTTCGGCGCGGAGCCTACCACCACGTCCTACCGGTGCGCGTCCACGGCCGCTGGCAGCACGGAGCTGTGCGCCATCGACAACCCCGAGGCGGGCACGTGGTACGTGATGGTCCGAGGCTACGCCGCCTTCGCCACCGTCTCGCTGCTCGGCGAGTACGCCCCGCTGGCGAACGTGCTCGGCAGCGGACAGTTCGTCACGGTGAGCGGCACGACCGGGAGCCAGCGCTACTGGACCGTGTCGGTGCCCGCGGGCCAGACGGCCTTGCATGTGCGAACGATGGGCGGCTCGGGCAACCCGGACCTGTATGTCTCGTTCGGCACGCCTCCGACGACCACCGCGGCCGCGTGCACCTCCGCGCAATGGGACTCGTCCATCGAGAGCTGCAACTTCACCAATCCCCAGGAGGGCACCTGGTACATCATGCTCCGCGGCGCCTCGGACTACACCAACGTGCGCGTCACCAGCAGCATGCAGGGCGCGGACGGAACGCCGGTGATGTTCCTGGGCAATGACCGGGTGGAGAGCCCGCTGAGCGCCAGCGTCAACGAGCTGCTCAACTACGCCATCGAGGTTCCGCCCGGGCAGACCGTGCTCCGCGTCCGCACGACGAGCGGCATGACCGAGAACTCCAACCTCTACGTGCGGTTCAACGAGCGCGCCACCACGACGACGTATGACTGCCTCTCCGAGCAGCCGTACGCCACCGACGAGTGCGTCATCAACAACCCGCAGGCGGGGACCTGGTACATCCAGCTGCACGCCAAGTCCGCCTTCAGCGCCGTCGCGCTCCAGGCGTACTACGCGAATGGCGCGCTCGCGCCGCAAGCGCTGACACCCGGCAAGCCGTCCTCGGGGTTCACGCTGATGAACACCAGCGACACGCGCGTCTTCACGATGTCCGTCCCGCCCAACGCCGGGAAGCTGCGCGTCTCGGTGAACCGCGGCGACAATCAGGTTTCGCCGACGGTCTACCTTGCCTATGGCGCCCAGCCCGTTCCCACCAACAGCAGCACCTATGCCTGCTCGTCCACCTCGAGCTGCGAGGTCAACGAGCCGCAAGCGGGCACCTGGTATGTGCTGGCCACCACGGCCTCCAGCATCCGGCTGAATGCCACGGTGCGCGTCTGGTACTCCGGTGAGGTGAGCGCGCCGGTGGAGCTGCTCAACGGTCAGGCGCTGAGCGGCATCTCCCCGTCCCCGGATGACAACCGCTACTACACGTTCAACGTCCCCTCGGGTCAGCGCCGCCTGCGCTTCGACATGACGAGCAGCACGGGCCAGCCGTGGATCGCCATCCGCTCGGGCACGCGCCCCGTTCCCGCGGACACGTCCAACTACAATGACTGCCAGACCACGCTGTATGACGGGCGCACCAGCTGCGTGTTCGACCTGCCTGTCTCGGGCATCTGGTACGTGCGGATGCGAGCCACCAAGGAGGTCGCGGACTTCTTCGTCCGCGCCACCTCTTCCTCCATCGCGCCGGAGCTGCCCACGGAGCCGCTCACCGTCGGCCAGTGGGTGACGGACCTGTCCGGAACGTACATGGTGGATCGGTTCTACAGCTTCAGTGTGCCGGTGGGCATGCAGACCCTGAAGTTCGAGCCCCTGCCCGGCGATGGCAACGCCGCCTATCTGCTGCAGGCTGGCGCGAAGCCGCCCGCGACAGGAGGCAGCACCTGCACGAGCGCGTGTGAAATCACCGCGCCCGCCGCGGGCACCTGGTACGTGCGCGTTCGCGGTCGCGAGAACTACTCCGGCGCGGGCCTGCGGGTCTCCCTCCAGCAGTACCCCGAGCTGCCCATGAACCAGTGGGTGGGCCCCCTGCCCTCCTCGCAGTACGGCTGGGGCAAGTTCTTCCGCGTCGAGGTGCCGAGCGGCCTGTCCGCGCTGACCCTGGAGGGCCGCCTCGGCAATGGCTCGGCGGCGACGCTCCAGATTCTGCGGGGCGCTCCCCCCACGTCGACCGTGGATTGCAACGTGGTTCAGCCGGACGGTGAGCGGCGCTGTGTCATCGCGAATCCCCAGGCAGGCACCTGGTTCCTCCAGGCCAGCAACTCGACGGCGAACACCACCGACGTCACGCTCCGGGCCAGCGCGGACCGACTGCCCGGCTCCACGTTGACGCTGGCGGACAACGTCCCGCTCGCGCTGACGGACTTCGCGGGGCGCTACCGCTACCTCACCCTGAACGTCCCCGCGGGACAGACGCTGCTCACCGTGGACCTGCTCACGCAGCAGGACGCGGAGCTGTACGTGAAGCAGGGCAGCGCGCCCACCACGGCGAGCTACAAGTGCACGGCCATCTCCACCCAGGCTCAGCCCGGCGCCTCGTGCGCGGTGCAGGCTCCGGCCTCGGGCCTCTGGTACGTGATGGTCAAGGCGGCGGATGGCTTCCAGGGCCGCGTGCGGGCCACCACCTCCACCACGCGCACGCTCACCTCGGGCGTGTCCGAGGTCTCCATCTCCGGAGCGCTGGGAGAGCAGCGCCTCTACCAGTTCGACGTGGCCCCAGGCACGAGCGACCTCGCCTTCAACCTGCGCAACACGACGGGCACGGCCAACCTCTTCGTGCGCTACGGCACGCCGCCGGACAACACGACGTCCGACTGCACCGTGCAAGTGGTGGGGAAGGCCGAGGACACGTGTGCCTTCAGCCAGCCGCAGGCGGGCACGTGGTACGCGGCGGTCCGGTCCGTCTCCGCGGCCTTCACGGGCGCGGTCCTCACCGCGACGTCCGCGCAGACGCCCGGGGAAGGAATCCCGGAGCTGACCCGAGGAGTCGCCGTCAACGGCCTCCACGGCGAGGGCTACGCCGTGCAGCGCTACAAGCTGGAGGTCCCGGCCGGCCAATCCCTGCTCAAGTTCAACCTGTCGGGCGGAGAGGGCTTCGCGGACCTCTACATCCAGCGCGGCGTGCGTCCCACGGTGGCCAATCCGGCCTGCCTCGCGGAGGGCACCTCGGGCAACGTGGCGACGTGCGTGGTGCAGAACCCCGAGGCGGGCACCTGGTTCGTCGCGGTGGGTCGCGCGTATGCCTTCAGCGGCGCCAGCCTGACGGGCACGTACTCCAACGAGGGAGATGTCTTCCCGCTGGCGCGCGGCGCCCCGGTGCCCAACCTCTCCAGCACGCCGGACCAGGCGCAGTACTTCCAGGTGGAGGTGCCGGCGGGTCAGGGCTTCCTCAGCCTGGACCTGTTCGGCGCCAGCGCGAACGCGGTGATGACCGCGCGCGCCGGAGCCCTGCCGACCGCGAGCGACACGGCCTGCACCGTCAAGACGACGAGCCGGCGCGCCTGCGAGTTCCAGAACCCCACGCCGGGCCTCTGGTACGTGCGACTGAGCGGCACCTTCAGCGGCGCGCTGCTCAGCGCGGACTACGACGCGGTGGGCGCGCCCGACGGCATCCAGCCTCTGGTCAGCCGGGCGCTCGTCATCAACCCGTCGTGCATCAACGCGAGCGCGCCGCTCCAGTACAAGCTGGAGGTCCCCGCTGGGGCGACGAAGCTGACGTTCAACACCCAGGGCACGGCGTCCTGCGGCGGAACCGGCATTGACCTGCGCGTCCTCTTGGGAAGCCCCGCCACGCAGACGGACTACGACTGTCTGTCCAACAACGCGGGCACCAGCACGGAGACCTGCACCTTCCAGAACCCCGCCGCGGGCACCTGGTACGTGCGCCTCTCCGGCGTGGCCTCATCGACGGGCGTGGTGGGCATCTACGAGTAG
- a CDS encoding M28 family peptidase: MATKIQDSSRPRLNVSRPAAEETQGAEAKSQSRPLAFKDGFESAVQLPRLPAPPPPPTSKPPKTPPSKPPKTPPSKPPKTPPSKPPQVPPSKPPQVPPSKPPNVPPEGGPSKPPASADSDPMKYIEYLSSDALKGRDSPSAGLDAASAYVQDHVKKYGLVGPNSNNPENPFQQKFNVYSFLGTPAAKGELHAPHKDFGHKTFEEGFYLDDQMPKDTLATLNRQYESAMKATGQATVAPRSGKQRSVEELRQVATATGQAVNTMAMLPGTGPHKDEVIVVMAHLDHVGTDRRGNVYNGADDNASGSAVLMASVPELAEMQKNGKLDRSVLFIWTGAEEKGLVGSQYFVDHPIPGLEAKNIAGVINTDMVGRWDDQRLSVVDTNTKGQPNYFHDLVDQANQKLADPFDRINRDINVYRDRQDGASFGRKGEDVLFLFEGLSNPKGGGDLIPEYHEPEDDIGKIIEDNGGQKPRRIKDLLVNVIGMASNRVVEQ, encoded by the coding sequence ATGGCCACGAAGATTCAAGACAGCTCGCGTCCCCGTCTCAATGTCTCGCGGCCCGCCGCTGAGGAGACGCAGGGCGCGGAGGCGAAGTCCCAGAGCCGCCCCCTGGCGTTCAAGGACGGTTTCGAGTCCGCGGTCCAGCTGCCCCGGCTGCCGGCCCCGCCGCCCCCTCCCACCTCGAAGCCGCCGAAGACGCCGCCCTCGAAGCCGCCGAAGACGCCGCCCTCGAAGCCGCCGAAGACGCCGCCCTCGAAGCCGCCGCAGGTGCCGCCCTCGAAGCCGCCGCAGGTGCCGCCCTCGAAGCCGCCGAACGTGCCGCCCGAGGGAGGCCCCTCGAAGCCGCCCGCCTCGGCGGACTCGGATCCGATGAAGTACATCGAGTACCTGTCCTCGGACGCGCTGAAGGGGCGCGACAGCCCCTCGGCGGGCCTGGACGCGGCCTCCGCGTACGTGCAGGACCACGTGAAGAAGTACGGGCTCGTGGGGCCGAACTCGAACAACCCCGAGAACCCGTTCCAGCAGAAGTTCAACGTCTACTCGTTCCTGGGCACCCCGGCGGCGAAGGGCGAGCTGCACGCGCCGCACAAGGACTTCGGGCACAAGACGTTCGAGGAGGGGTTCTACCTGGACGACCAGATGCCCAAGGACACCCTGGCCACGCTCAACCGCCAGTATGAGAGCGCGATGAAGGCGACCGGGCAGGCCACGGTGGCGCCGCGCTCGGGCAAGCAGCGCAGCGTGGAGGAGCTGCGGCAGGTGGCCACGGCGACGGGGCAGGCGGTGAACACGATGGCCATGCTGCCCGGCACCGGGCCGCACAAGGACGAGGTCATCGTGGTGATGGCCCACCTGGACCACGTGGGCACGGACCGCCGGGGCAACGTCTACAACGGCGCGGATGACAACGCGTCTGGCAGCGCGGTGCTGATGGCCTCGGTGCCGGAGCTGGCCGAGATGCAGAAGAACGGCAAGCTGGACCGCTCGGTGCTGTTCATCTGGACGGGGGCCGAGGAGAAGGGCCTGGTGGGCTCGCAGTACTTCGTGGACCACCCCATCCCGGGGCTGGAGGCGAAGAACATCGCGGGCGTCATCAACACGGACATGGTGGGTCGCTGGGATGATCAGCGCCTGTCCGTGGTGGACACCAACACCAAGGGCCAGCCCAACTACTTCCACGACCTGGTGGACCAGGCGAACCAGAAGCTGGCGGATCCGTTCGACCGCATCAACCGGGACATCAACGTCTACCGGGATCGCCAGGACGGTGCGTCGTTTGGTCGCAAGGGCGAGGACGTCCTCTTCCTCTTCGAGGGCCTGTCCAACCCGAAGGGCGGCGGCGACCTCATCCCCGAGTACCACGAGCCGGAAGACGACATCGGGAAGATCATCGAGGACAACGGCGGACAGAAGCCGCGCCGCATCAAGGACCTGCTGGTCAACGTCATCGGGATGGCGTCGAACCGAGTGGTCGAGCAGTGA
- a CDS encoding patatin-like phospholipase family protein, whose amino-acid sequence MSVKPLSSSSSSLPRTAAPKAAEKAEKPNLLERVAQGVQNVARGAKQLVDSFEAHLPKLGGLKPTNGAKPWDGITLTGKPLKIPTDALRSVDLGALRKVLEKLIPQKIDDVQGKKFIAQTQGFRDTLGKVRSLAAELDMLPPAHPRRAEVKAALEKAEGELTRTTGYTRANAPKPGSLWVDPQFLAKELPNGQVSASRFPTGTPVTKPPAPKDLLFGGDVAKAQAYSASVAKNRAQAGMPVKDGEPIGVHLSLEGGGGKGKRYAAMLSEMHDLGVVPVSLSGTSAGSIAAAMAATGADPKQIEALAKDPRLSKLYDLDLDMKDGGLLNGQAAYDLFDSKLRELTGIKDRPVTFADLKVPLQLVAAKAYDSAVGPEGFKSAKDRIFVFSQETTPDTPVALAIRASMAIPGVFEPVQMVDPTTGRNVHLVDGGTLDNLPMGYNKNDLPQIGASLYSRGGAHPSNGQATPKPLPTGQLDTDDVLWNGVNGLMLLNQNATAAQDWRDKAQPGANQFMLSVPTWNLENPKQGDSMLSFGYDEKVDPILDQQTHQVTRDFLRNFMDDLKVPGSRGTNLVTQVPANMKFDVPVSVKGEAFKVSYSGGDFVTATDARGKATQVKLGRKQIESMYLDNQAFGDLSVQLGSALANPRSVRPSWLPF is encoded by the coding sequence ATGAGCGTGAAGCCTCTGTCTTCGTCGTCCTCGTCCCTGCCTCGGACCGCTGCTCCGAAGGCGGCGGAGAAGGCGGAGAAGCCCAACCTGCTCGAGCGCGTCGCGCAGGGCGTGCAGAACGTGGCTCGGGGCGCGAAGCAGCTCGTGGACAGCTTCGAGGCGCACCTGCCCAAGCTGGGCGGCCTCAAGCCCACCAACGGCGCCAAGCCCTGGGATGGCATCACCCTCACCGGCAAGCCCCTCAAGATTCCCACTGACGCGCTGCGTTCGGTGGACCTTGGCGCGCTGCGCAAGGTGCTGGAGAAGCTCATCCCGCAGAAGATTGATGACGTTCAGGGCAAGAAGTTCATCGCCCAGACGCAGGGCTTCCGCGACACGCTGGGCAAGGTCCGGTCGCTGGCGGCCGAGCTGGACATGCTACCCCCGGCGCACCCGCGCCGCGCCGAGGTGAAGGCCGCGCTGGAGAAGGCCGAGGGGGAGCTGACCCGGACCACGGGTTACACGCGCGCCAACGCGCCGAAGCCGGGCTCGCTGTGGGTGGATCCGCAGTTCCTGGCCAAGGAGCTGCCCAACGGGCAGGTCTCCGCGAGCCGCTTCCCCACGGGGACGCCGGTGACGAAGCCGCCCGCGCCCAAGGACCTGCTGTTCGGCGGGGATGTGGCGAAGGCGCAGGCATACAGCGCCTCGGTGGCGAAGAACCGCGCCCAGGCGGGCATGCCGGTGAAGGACGGCGAGCCCATTGGCGTGCACCTCAGCCTGGAGGGCGGTGGCGGCAAAGGCAAACGCTACGCCGCGATGCTCAGCGAGATGCATGACCTGGGCGTCGTCCCCGTGAGTCTTTCGGGCACCTCGGCGGGTTCCATCGCGGCGGCCATGGCCGCGACCGGCGCGGATCCGAAGCAGATCGAGGCGCTGGCGAAGGATCCGCGTCTGTCCAAGCTGTATGACTTGGATTTGGACATGAAGGACGGGGGCCTGCTGAATGGGCAAGCCGCGTATGACCTCTTCGATTCGAAGCTGCGCGAGCTGACGGGCATCAAGGACCGGCCCGTGACGTTCGCGGACCTGAAGGTCCCGCTGCAGTTGGTGGCGGCCAAGGCCTACGACAGCGCGGTGGGCCCCGAGGGTTTCAAGAGCGCGAAGGACCGCATCTTCGTCTTCAGCCAGGAGACGACGCCGGACACGCCCGTGGCGCTCGCCATCCGCGCCTCCATGGCCATCCCCGGCGTCTTCGAGCCGGTGCAGATGGTGGATCCGACCACGGGCCGCAACGTGCACCTCGTGGACGGCGGCACGCTCGACAACCTGCCCATGGGCTACAACAAGAACGACCTGCCGCAGATTGGCGCGTCGCTCTACTCGCGCGGCGGCGCGCATCCCTCGAACGGTCAGGCCACGCCCAAGCCGCTGCCCACGGGCCAGCTCGACACAGATGACGTGCTCTGGAACGGCGTCAACGGCCTGATGCTGTTGAACCAGAACGCCACCGCGGCGCAGGACTGGCGCGACAAGGCGCAGCCCGGGGCGAACCAGTTCATGCTCAGCGTTCCCACCTGGAACCTGGAGAACCCGAAGCAGGGCGACAGCATGCTGAGCTTCGGCTACGACGAGAAGGTCGACCCCATTCTCGACCAGCAGACGCACCAGGTGACGCGCGACTTCCTGCGCAACTTCATGGATGACCTCAAGGTGCCCGGCTCGCGTGGCACCAACCTGGTGACGCAGGTGCCGGCGAACATGAAGTTCGACGTGCCGGTATCCGTGAAGGGCGAGGCGTTCAAGGTCTCCTACTCCGGTGGCGACTTCGTCACGGCGACGGACGCGCGCGGCAAGGCCACGCAGGTCAAGCTGGGGCGCAAGCAGATCGAGTCCATGTACCTGGACAACCAGGCGTTCGGAGACCTCAGCGTCCAGCTCGGCAGCGCGCTCGCGAACCCGCGCAGCGTGCGTCCTTCCTGGCTGCCGTTCTGA
- a CDS encoding adenosylhomocysteinase has translation MTAVTKTQKQDHAIADLSLAAWGRKEIRIAESEMPALMAIREEYAKQQPLKGARVTGSLHMTIQTAVLVETLQALGAEVRWASCNIFSTQDHAAAALVEAGTPVFAHKGETLKEYWDFTHRIFDFGPAGTEHEGPNMILDDGGDATLLMHLGKRAEKDASVLASPQSEEERELYSAIKAKLAQDPTWYSRKSAKILGVTEETTTGVHRLQEMSAKGTLLFRAINVNDSVTKSKFDNLYGCRESLVDGIKRATDVMIAGKIAVVAGYGDVGKGSAQALRALSAQVWVTEIDPICALQAAMEGYRVVTMDYAADKADIFVTATGNKSVITHEHMARMKDQAIVCNIGHFDNEIEVASLEKYKWEEIKPQVDHVIFPDGKRIILLAKGRLVNLGCGTGHPSYVMSSSFANQTIAQIELYSHSDKYQVGKVYVLPKHLDEKVARLQLKKLNAQLTELTPEQATYIGVQKSGPYKQDTYRY, from the coding sequence ATGACCGCTGTGACCAAGACGCAGAAGCAGGACCACGCCATCGCCGACCTCTCCCTGGCGGCGTGGGGCCGTAAGGAGATTCGCATCGCCGAGAGCGAGATGCCCGCGCTCATGGCCATCCGCGAGGAGTACGCCAAGCAGCAGCCCTTGAAGGGCGCCCGCGTGACCGGCTCGCTGCACATGACCATCCAGACGGCGGTGCTGGTGGAGACGCTCCAGGCGCTGGGCGCCGAGGTGCGCTGGGCCTCGTGCAACATCTTCTCCACGCAGGACCACGCGGCCGCCGCGCTGGTGGAGGCCGGCACGCCGGTGTTCGCTCACAAGGGCGAGACGCTGAAGGAGTACTGGGACTTCACCCACCGCATCTTCGACTTCGGCCCGGCCGGCACCGAGCACGAGGGTCCGAACATGATCCTCGACGACGGCGGTGACGCGACGCTGCTCATGCACCTGGGCAAGCGCGCGGAGAAGGACGCCAGCGTCCTGGCCTCGCCGCAGAGCGAGGAGGAGCGCGAGCTGTACAGCGCCATCAAGGCGAAGCTGGCGCAGGACCCGACGTGGTACTCGCGCAAGAGCGCCAAGATTCTCGGCGTCACCGAGGAGACGACCACGGGCGTGCACCGCCTCCAGGAGATGTCGGCGAAGGGCACGCTGCTGTTCCGCGCCATCAACGTCAACGACAGCGTGACGAAGAGCAAGTTCGACAACCTGTACGGCTGCCGCGAGTCGCTGGTGGACGGCATCAAGCGCGCCACGGACGTGATGATCGCCGGGAAGATCGCCGTGGTGGCGGGCTACGGGGACGTGGGCAAGGGCTCGGCGCAGGCGCTGCGCGCGCTGTCCGCTCAGGTGTGGGTCACGGAGATCGACCCCATCTGCGCGCTCCAGGCGGCCATGGAGGGCTACCGCGTCGTCACCATGGACTACGCGGCGGACAAGGCGGACATCTTCGTCACCGCCACGGGCAACAAGAGCGTCATCACCCACGAGCACATGGCGCGGATGAAGGACCAGGCCATCGTGTGCAACATCGGCCACTTCGACAATGAGATCGAGGTCGCCTCGCTCGAGAAGTACAAGTGGGAGGAGATCAAGCCCCAGGTCGACCACGTCATCTTCCCGGACGGCAAGCGCATCATCCTGCTGGCCAAGGGCCGGTTGGTGAACCTGGGCTGCGGCACCGGTCACCCCAGCTACGTGATGTCCAGCTCGTTCGCCAACCAGACCATCGCGCAGATCGAGCTGTACTCGCACAGCGACAAGTACCAGGTGGGCAAGGTCTACGTGCTGCCCAAGCACCTGGATGAGAAGGTCGCCCGGCTCCAGCTCAAGAAGCTCAACGCGCAGCTCACCGAGCTGACGCCGGAGCAGGCCACGTACATCGGCGTGCAGAAGAGCGGCCCGTACAAGCAGGACACCTACCGCTACTAA